A genomic stretch from Shewanella sediminis HAW-EB3 includes:
- a CDS encoding type II secretion system protein M: MENLKAWWNGLILREQQLVGTCAVVLVIGIFYWGIWTPISNAEIDAERRLQAQESTLNFVKQTANKIAGLKQSGTQSKFNGSLSAAVNLSAGAFGLEITRMQPQGNKIQLWMDDVPFDALLGYLNELVQEKGLSLDSIDLAESDVPGLVRVRRIQLSQ; encoded by the coding sequence ATGGAGAACCTTAAAGCGTGGTGGAACGGCCTAATCTTGCGAGAGCAGCAACTGGTCGGAACTTGTGCTGTCGTGCTGGTTATCGGCATATTTTATTGGGGGATCTGGACTCCGATATCGAATGCAGAAATTGATGCCGAGCGTCGATTGCAGGCACAAGAGAGCACATTGAATTTTGTTAAGCAAACCGCAAATAAAATCGCGGGTTTGAAGCAAAGCGGTACTCAATCAAAGTTTAACGGTAGTTTAAGTGCCGCCGTTAACCTGAGTGCGGGAGCCTTTGGATTAGAGATAACGCGTATGCAGCCTCAGGGTAACAAGATCCAGCTATGGATGGACGATGTCCCGTTCGATGCGTTGCTTGGATATTTGAATGAATTGGTTCAGGAGAAAGGGTTATCGTTAGATAGCATAGATCTTGCTGAATCGGATGTGCCTGGATTAGTCCGTGTTCGTCGTATTCAGCTATCACAATGA
- the yrfG gene encoding GMP/IMP nucleotidase, translating into MFPWNKIDTVLLDMDGTLLDLHFDNHFWLSLVPKELSRQKGLDSQAAQHLVETAYQKVFGTLDWYCLDYWQRELQIDIKELHKTLVNRIQLRQDSMPFLTALGVQGKSRILVTNAHPHSLSLKLEHTDLSKGLDKMISSHETGYPKEHPKFWLHLFQQFNLDPSRCLFVDDSEAILKAAKEAGVGYQLGITNPDSQKPDKVFSDFPSIGDYHLLLDDLLAD; encoded by the coding sequence ATGTTTCCATGGAATAAGATAGATACAGTATTACTCGATATGGACGGCACACTGCTGGACCTTCATTTCGATAATCACTTTTGGTTAAGTCTGGTCCCTAAAGAGCTAAGCCGCCAGAAAGGGCTCGATAGCCAAGCCGCTCAGCACCTGGTTGAAACCGCATACCAGAAAGTATTCGGTACTTTAGATTGGTATTGTCTGGACTATTGGCAACGGGAGTTACAGATAGACATCAAGGAGTTACATAAAACCTTGGTCAATAGGATCCAGCTCAGACAAGACAGCATGCCTTTCTTAACGGCCTTAGGTGTACAAGGTAAGTCACGCATTTTGGTGACCAATGCTCACCCACACAGCCTTTCACTAAAGCTGGAACATACCGATCTGAGCAAGGGCTTAGATAAGATGATATCAAGCCATGAGACAGGTTACCCCAAGGAGCACCCAAAGTTTTGGCTGCATCTGTTTCAACAGTTCAACTTAGACCCAAGCCGCTGCCTGTTTGTGGATGACAGCGAAGCCATTCTAAAAGCAGCGAAAGAGGCCGGGGTGGGATATCAGCTTGGCATCACCAACCCTGATAGCCAAAAACCAGATAAAGTTTTTAGCGATTTCCCATCGATTGGGGATTATCACCTGCTATTGGATGACCTTTTAGCCGATTGA
- the selD gene encoding selenide, water dikinase SelD yields MSESEIKLTEYSHGAGCGCKISPKVLSTILASQLPVFEDPNILVGNQTRDDAAVYKLNDETGIISTTDFFMPIVDDPFTFGRIAATNAISDIYAMGGTPMMAIAILGWPVNKLSPEVAQQVVDGGRQACADAGIMLAGGHSIDSPEPIFGLAVSGQIPLSELKQNNTAQPGDKLYITKPLGIGILTTAQKQKKIAPEDTNIAADAMCQLNILGPIIAKISGVNAMTDVTGFGLAGHLIEMCQGAGLNSQIQVSALPLLPKAEQYLEMGCIPGGTHRNFDSYSEHLPMLSDKQKAIICDPQTSGGLLISVSAEAESELVELLTKHKVPSSCIGSLNSFNQLTLVELL; encoded by the coding sequence ATGTCAGAATCAGAAATAAAGCTTACCGAATACAGTCACGGAGCAGGATGTGGCTGTAAAATATCTCCAAAAGTCCTCAGTACCATTTTAGCCTCTCAGCTTCCTGTATTCGAAGATCCGAACATACTCGTTGGTAATCAAACCAGAGATGACGCAGCCGTTTATAAGCTCAACGATGAGACCGGAATCATAAGCACCACCGACTTCTTTATGCCGATAGTCGATGATCCTTTTACCTTTGGCCGCATCGCGGCGACCAATGCTATCAGCGATATCTACGCCATGGGCGGCACCCCAATGATGGCAATTGCTATCTTGGGCTGGCCAGTCAATAAATTATCACCCGAGGTGGCACAGCAAGTTGTTGATGGTGGACGTCAAGCCTGCGCCGATGCGGGAATCATGTTAGCGGGAGGGCACAGTATCGATTCCCCCGAGCCCATATTCGGACTCGCAGTGTCGGGGCAAATTCCCCTGTCTGAGCTAAAACAGAATAATACGGCTCAACCCGGTGACAAACTCTACATCACCAAACCACTGGGCATTGGCATATTAACGACGGCACAAAAGCAGAAGAAGATAGCCCCGGAAGATACGAATATTGCCGCCGACGCTATGTGCCAACTCAATATTTTAGGTCCTATCATAGCTAAAATATCCGGCGTAAATGCCATGACCGATGTGACAGGTTTCGGACTCGCGGGACATCTGATTGAGATGTGTCAGGGCGCTGGCTTAAACTCACAAATTCAAGTGTCTGCGCTTCCATTACTGCCTAAAGCTGAACAGTACCTTGAAATGGGATGTATCCCTGGCGGCACACATCGAAACTTCGACAGCTATAGTGAGCATCTACCAATGCTCAGTGACAAACAGAAAGCCATTATCTGCGATCCTCAAACCAGTGGTGGCTTACTGATCTCAGTCTCCGCCGAAGCCGAAAGCGAACTTGTCGAGCTACTCACTAAGCATAAAGTCCCATCCAGCTGTATCGGGAGTCTTAACAGTTTTAACCAGCTGACATTAGTGGAGCTCCTCTAA
- the fabR gene encoding HTH-type transcriptional repressor FabR — protein sequence MGIRAQQKEKTRRALVDAAFNQLNAERSFSSLSLREVAREAKIAPTSFYRHFKDMNELGLTMVDEGGLTLRQLMRKGRQRAEAGGSVIRISVETFMEVLESNPNVFRILLHERSGTSAPFRAAVAREIEHFISELTHYTEATAKRSPELARAQAEALVTLVFNAGAAALDMKRVDRKVLADRLVIQLRMVAKGSEVLQQKMDNK from the coding sequence ATGGGTATAAGAGCACAGCAGAAAGAGAAGACACGTCGGGCACTCGTCGATGCGGCGTTTAATCAATTAAATGCTGAGCGTAGTTTCTCTAGTCTGAGTTTGCGTGAAGTTGCGAGAGAAGCCAAAATTGCACCTACCTCGTTTTATCGTCATTTCAAAGATATGAATGAACTTGGACTTACCATGGTCGATGAGGGGGGCTTAACTCTCAGGCAGCTGATGCGTAAAGGGCGACAGCGAGCCGAAGCTGGAGGAAGTGTTATCCGAATATCTGTCGAAACCTTTATGGAGGTATTAGAATCAAACCCCAACGTGTTTCGGATTCTATTACACGAACGTTCGGGGACGTCGGCACCATTTCGTGCAGCGGTGGCTCGTGAAATCGAGCATTTTATCTCTGAGTTGACTCATTATACCGAAGCGACAGCAAAACGAAGCCCGGAATTAGCAAGGGCTCAGGCTGAGGCTCTGGTGACACTGGTTTTTAACGCGGGGGCTGCTGCATTAGATATGAAGCGGGTAGATAGGAAGGTACTTGCAGACCGGTTGGTGATACAGCTACGTATGGTGGCTAAAGGTTCCGAGGTGTTGCAACAAAAGATGGATAATAAGTAG
- a CDS encoding fatty acid desaturase gives MNTPPLIWTNVLLFAITFLGAAIFVPWYGILQGYGLIEWLAFIGFAFASGLSITAGYHRLWSHKTYKASSSVRFIFALGGALALQNSALHWSSDHRVHHKHVDNNDKDPYSAKMGFWYSHIGWMLREYQAQRYHDYKNVRDLQNDKIVMWQHKYYLALVLLMNIALPAFLGWLNGDILGMLLMAGLLRLVVVHHCTFFINSLAHVWGSQPYTDKNTARDNGIIALLTYGEGYHNFHHIFENDYRNGIKWWQYDPTKWLINLLNWLGLAKDLRVTPQERVESAMLQMQLKRTQRRVANLTNCDEALEKLQAEYELLKSHLADYYKAKKELLEAKRKQLASKQLMLQVEEMKQRFLAQQKNWQMLTSTYAQPIK, from the coding sequence ATGAATACACCACCGTTAATTTGGACCAATGTGCTGCTATTTGCCATCACATTTCTTGGTGCCGCGATCTTTGTCCCTTGGTATGGGATCCTACAGGGCTATGGCTTAATTGAATGGCTAGCCTTTATTGGTTTTGCTTTTGCCAGTGGCCTATCTATTACCGCCGGATACCATAGACTCTGGTCACACAAAACGTATAAAGCCAGTTCATCTGTACGCTTTATCTTTGCCTTGGGGGGGGCATTAGCATTGCAAAATAGTGCCCTTCATTGGTCTTCCGATCATCGTGTTCACCACAAACATGTCGATAACAATGACAAAGATCCCTATTCAGCCAAAATGGGATTTTGGTATAGCCACATAGGTTGGATGTTAAGAGAGTACCAAGCACAGCGTTATCACGATTATAAAAATGTTCGTGACTTACAAAATGACAAGATTGTCATGTGGCAGCACAAATACTACTTAGCATTAGTGCTTCTGATGAATATTGCTCTGCCCGCATTTCTTGGCTGGCTCAACGGTGACATACTGGGCATGCTCCTGATGGCGGGTTTGTTAAGGCTCGTTGTCGTTCATCACTGTACATTCTTCATTAATTCACTGGCGCATGTCTGGGGAAGTCAGCCCTACACAGATAAAAATACCGCCAGAGATAACGGGATCATTGCCCTTCTCACCTATGGCGAGGGCTACCATAACTTTCATCATATCTTTGAAAATGATTATCGAAATGGCATTAAGTGGTGGCAATACGATCCAACCAAATGGCTTATCAATTTGCTTAACTGGCTGGGTTTAGCAAAAGATCTACGTGTCACACCTCAAGAGAGAGTTGAGAGCGCCATGTTACAGATGCAACTTAAGCGAACTCAGCGTCGAGTTGCAAATCTAACTAACTGCGATGAGGCGTTAGAAAAGCTTCAGGCTGAATATGAGCTGTTAAAGTCGCACCTGGCAGATTATTACAAGGCGAAGAAAGAGCTTTTGGAAGCGAAGCGCAAACAACTGGCCAGCAAGCAACTGATGTTGCAGGTTGAGGAGATGAAGCAACGTTTCCTTGCCCAGCAAAAGAACTGGCAAATGCTGACGTCGACTTACGCGCAGCCAATAAAATAG
- the gspL gene encoding type II secretion system protein GspL encodes MSERLFIRLGTTSEQPCSWLVWSEQEQEIIASGEVKDAAALSSLTERAGNRPVDVLVPSSSITLTKVDLPEKGQRQAIQALPFMLEESLAENVEQLHFVPGPRSGESLSVAVVAHEQMQNWLNWLSEAGLKAKRIVPDCLALPLEQCQWAAMKFNREYLLRTGEGAGVSLSEEWMNSVLPKLLPVESETPVTVAAYSELSMTGADIQEQALELPMLVLAKGVLTAPLNLLSGAYTPKRDYGKNLMLWRNVAIVAVAALLLALVNKGLNIYQLDAEQARLQAESEAIYKRVVPGSSRIVNLRSQMDRELRSMQGQGGGSEFFSMLEGLEEAFTQVADLKPTTLRFDSARNELRMQVTAKSYAQIEQFKTIVSRSYQLDSGAMNSGEDAVTSTLTLRSK; translated from the coding sequence GTGAGTGAGAGACTATTTATCCGCTTAGGAACAACCTCAGAGCAGCCCTGCTCTTGGCTGGTTTGGTCTGAGCAGGAACAAGAGATCATCGCCTCTGGTGAGGTAAAGGATGCAGCTGCTCTGTCGAGTCTGACTGAGCGCGCCGGTAATCGCCCTGTGGATGTATTAGTTCCCTCCTCTTCGATCACCCTGACTAAGGTCGATCTCCCGGAAAAAGGACAACGCCAGGCAATACAGGCTCTCCCCTTTATGCTCGAAGAGAGCTTGGCAGAGAATGTTGAACAACTTCATTTTGTGCCGGGTCCACGCAGTGGCGAGTCTTTGAGTGTCGCCGTGGTTGCCCATGAACAGATGCAAAACTGGCTTAATTGGCTCAGTGAAGCAGGTTTAAAGGCCAAACGCATCGTTCCCGACTGCTTAGCTCTACCGCTGGAGCAGTGTCAGTGGGCAGCAATGAAATTCAACCGTGAGTATCTGTTGAGAACCGGTGAAGGTGCGGGTGTCAGCCTGAGTGAAGAGTGGATGAACAGTGTGCTACCTAAACTACTGCCGGTTGAGTCTGAAACGCCTGTGACGGTTGCTGCCTATAGTGAGTTATCAATGACTGGCGCAGATATACAGGAACAGGCGCTTGAGTTACCTATGTTAGTGCTAGCTAAGGGAGTCTTAACCGCACCTCTGAATCTGTTATCCGGTGCTTATACGCCTAAGCGAGACTATGGTAAAAATCTCATGTTATGGCGTAATGTCGCGATCGTCGCCGTGGCTGCTCTCCTGTTGGCTTTAGTCAATAAAGGGCTCAACATCTATCAACTCGATGCTGAGCAGGCTCGTTTGCAGGCTGAAAGTGAGGCTATTTATAAGCGAGTGGTTCCGGGAAGCTCACGCATCGTAAACCTGAGGTCTCAGATGGATAGAGAGCTACGCAGCATGCAAGGCCAGGGCGGCGGGAGTGAATTTTTCTCTATGCTTGAAGGATTAGAAGAGGCCTTTACCCAGGTTGCAGATTTGAAGCCGACAACCTTACGCTTCGATAGCGCACGTAACGAGCTCAGAATGCAGGTTACTGCTAAGAGTTATGCACAGATTGAACAGTTTAAGACGATTGTGTCGCGCTCCTATCAGCTCGATTCGGGGGCTATGAACAGTGGCGAAGACGCCGTAACCAGTACGCTAACGCTGAGGAGTAAGTAA
- the mnmH gene encoding tRNA 2-selenouridine(34) synthase MnmH, which produces MSQNIVPKSAYREIMLSGHPMMDVRAPIEFNKGAFPSSTNLPLMQDSERQKVGTCYKNKGQDAAIALGHSLVNGQIKQQRVEAWLEFISLHPNAYLYCFRGGLRSQLTQQWIKEAGIEIPYVEGGYKAMRQYLIEVIDEAPKQSPIHILSGITGSGKTDFLLQRSEAIDLEGLAHHRGSSFGRYHEPQPSQINFENNLAVSLLKHQERAEKCLLVEDESFLIGRSAIPKQFYSGMQAADMLVLEEPEGARLNRLLNEYVHKMHSGYVERLGEEAGFDAFAEYLSQSITGIKKRLGGQLHDEFQSIIANALNIQRQRGDTQPHMEWISLLLTKYYDPMYQYQLDKKQSRVIFKGSHQAMHEWLDEYSSKG; this is translated from the coding sequence ATGAGCCAAAACATAGTTCCCAAGAGTGCCTACAGAGAGATAATGCTCAGTGGTCATCCTATGATGGATGTCAGAGCTCCTATAGAATTTAATAAGGGGGCGTTTCCATCGAGTACTAATTTGCCACTCATGCAAGATAGTGAGCGTCAAAAGGTGGGGACTTGTTATAAGAATAAAGGTCAGGATGCGGCAATTGCCCTCGGCCATTCACTGGTTAATGGTCAAATCAAGCAACAGAGAGTCGAGGCATGGCTTGAGTTTATTAGCCTGCATCCCAATGCCTATCTTTATTGCTTTCGCGGGGGGCTAAGATCTCAACTGACACAGCAATGGATAAAAGAGGCCGGGATAGAGATTCCCTATGTTGAGGGTGGTTATAAAGCCATGCGTCAATACCTGATCGAAGTGATAGATGAGGCGCCAAAACAGAGTCCCATCCATATTCTCAGTGGGATAACGGGTAGTGGTAAAACTGACTTTTTGCTTCAACGCTCTGAGGCTATCGATCTCGAAGGGCTGGCCCATCATCGTGGTTCAAGTTTTGGACGATATCATGAGCCACAACCAAGCCAGATTAACTTCGAGAATAACCTGGCCGTCTCACTGCTCAAACATCAAGAGAGAGCGGAGAAATGTCTGCTTGTTGAGGATGAAAGCTTCCTGATTGGACGTTCAGCAATACCAAAGCAGTTCTACTCGGGTATGCAAGCCGCCGATATGCTTGTACTTGAGGAGCCAGAGGGAGCCAGGCTAAACAGACTACTGAACGAATATGTCCATAAGATGCACTCCGGCTATGTGGAGCGCTTAGGTGAAGAAGCCGGATTCGATGCATTTGCAGAGTACCTGAGCCAAAGCATCACAGGAATTAAGAAACGACTCGGGGGTCAGCTTCATGATGAATTTCAATCCATCATAGCTAATGCACTCAATATACAACGCCAGCGTGGCGATACTCAGCCGCATATGGAGTGGATATCGCTTCTCCTCACAAAATATTACGATCCTATGTACCAATACCAGCTGGATAAGAAACAATCCAGAGTCATTTTCAAGGGCTCGCATCAAGCCATGCATGAATGGTTAGATGAGTATTCGTCAAAGGGATAA
- the nudE gene encoding ADP compounds hydrolase NudE translates to MKDKKPEILGAEIVAQSRLFKIEQVHLKFSNQVERQYERMKGNNRGAVMVVPVLNSETLLLGREYAAGTHSYELGFPKGLIDPGEEAHEAANRELQEEIGYGAAKLTHLMELSLAPGYFASKMQIFIAEELFESQLEGDEPEPIELIHWPLDRWQSLLDLEDFSESRSVSALFLAQKYLKL, encoded by the coding sequence ATGAAGGACAAGAAACCGGAAATTTTAGGCGCTGAGATCGTTGCCCAAAGCCGCCTGTTTAAAATCGAGCAGGTACACCTGAAGTTTTCGAATCAGGTCGAGCGTCAATATGAAAGGATGAAGGGTAATAACCGTGGTGCTGTCATGGTGGTCCCTGTGCTCAACAGTGAGACTCTGCTTCTTGGCAGAGAGTACGCCGCCGGAACTCACTCCTATGAACTCGGTTTTCCTAAGGGGCTAATCGATCCCGGAGAGGAGGCGCATGAAGCGGCTAACAGAGAGTTGCAGGAGGAGATTGGGTATGGTGCCGCTAAGCTTACACATCTTATGGAACTCAGCTTAGCTCCCGGATATTTTGCCAGTAAGATGCAAATTTTTATTGCAGAGGAGTTATTCGAAAGCCAACTCGAGGGGGATGAACCTGAGCCTATCGAGCTGATCCATTGGCCCCTCGACAGATGGCAGTCTCTTTTGGATCTGGAAGACTTTTCTGAATCAAGAAGCGTGAGCGCCTTGTTTTTAGCTCAGAAATATCTAAAACTGTAA
- a CDS encoding type II secretion system protein N: MNLAKKVIIGVLIYLVFLIALLPASVVVRLAPLPNTISLSGVSGSIWSGSVETVTIQKRQLEQVQWELSPWALFLGKAKLDLVIGNRASAVNGKGQVTLSMSGIKAQGLRFEAPGSFLIGNTRLPFRTKIGGDISLFIEELAQGQPWCEQLTGKVFLNSAKVKNQFGDYPLGDIELGLSCVDGNVNVNSDETMNQLGLSGTVLVKGEKMVKVSAKIKETPSQPEDLKKALSFLGKKDSQGYYPISYQGRIPL; this comes from the coding sequence GTGAATTTAGCAAAGAAAGTTATTATTGGTGTGTTGATCTATTTGGTTTTTTTGATCGCATTATTACCGGCAAGTGTCGTCGTCAGGCTAGCACCATTACCTAATACGATAAGTTTGAGTGGAGTTTCCGGTTCGATATGGTCGGGAAGTGTTGAGACGGTTACGATTCAAAAGAGACAGCTGGAGCAGGTGCAGTGGGAGCTGAGTCCCTGGGCTCTGTTTCTCGGCAAAGCTAAGTTAGATCTTGTGATTGGTAACCGTGCTAGCGCGGTTAACGGCAAAGGTCAGGTGACACTTTCTATGAGCGGCATCAAGGCGCAAGGATTACGATTTGAAGCCCCGGGAAGTTTCCTGATCGGCAATACCAGGTTACCGTTTCGCACTAAAATTGGTGGTGATATCAGCCTGTTCATCGAGGAGCTAGCTCAAGGTCAGCCTTGGTGTGAGCAGTTAACCGGTAAAGTCTTCCTTAACAGTGCCAAGGTGAAAAATCAGTTCGGTGATTATCCCTTGGGTGATATCGAACTGGGCTTAAGCTGTGTCGATGGTAATGTTAATGTGAACTCCGATGAAACGATGAACCAGCTCGGCTTAAGCGGCACCGTGTTAGTGAAGGGAGAGAAGATGGTAAAGGTTTCGGCTAAGATCAAAGAGACACCATCTCAACCTGAAGATCTGAAGAAAGCACTTAGCTTCTTAGGTAAGAAAGATAGCCAAGGGTATTATCCGATTAGTTATCAAGGACGAATCCCTTTGTAG
- the cysQ gene encoding 3'(2'),5'-bisphosphate nucleotidase CysQ has product MKPEDYIEQVIDIAVKAGSEIRNIYLNGTFDKEIKSDNTPVTSADIAAHNIISLALKALTPDIPVLSEEDAEIPFSQREHWSRYWLVDPLDGTGEFIAGSGDFSVIIALVEHNRPIMGVVYVPMTEVCYYAIAGLGAYKRDDKSEVRITSRQLPDSNEPPLKLAVSRRQDPQSVLKLFNQPKHCELIVLGGAALKSCLIAEGKADCYVRIGPTGEWDTGAAQIIIEEAGGQIMDLELQPLSYNERESLENPNFIVVGSPHLAWDRILLNE; this is encoded by the coding sequence ATGAAGCCAGAAGATTACATAGAGCAAGTTATTGATATCGCAGTTAAGGCTGGTTCGGAGATTCGAAATATCTATCTGAATGGCACATTTGATAAAGAGATTAAGTCGGATAATACTCCGGTCACTTCTGCTGATATCGCAGCACATAATATTATTAGTTTGGCGCTTAAGGCATTAACGCCAGATATTCCGGTTTTGTCCGAGGAGGATGCCGAAATTCCTTTCTCACAGAGAGAGCATTGGAGCCGTTATTGGCTCGTCGACCCTCTCGATGGTACCGGGGAGTTTATTGCCGGGAGTGGGGATTTTTCGGTCATTATCGCTCTGGTTGAACATAACCGTCCCATCATGGGAGTGGTTTATGTCCCTATGACAGAAGTTTGCTATTACGCGATTGCCGGGCTCGGTGCCTACAAGCGAGATGATAAGTCGGAAGTGAGGATCACCAGTCGTCAACTTCCCGATAGTAATGAACCACCATTGAAGCTCGCGGTGAGCCGCCGTCAGGACCCTCAGTCAGTATTGAAACTCTTTAATCAGCCAAAACATTGTGAATTAATTGTTCTCGGTGGCGCAGCCTTGAAGAGCTGTCTTATTGCCGAAGGTAAAGCCGATTGTTATGTGCGTATTGGCCCTACGGGTGAGTGGGATACCGGTGCTGCACAGATTATTATCGAGGAAGCTGGCGGTCAGATAATGGATCTTGAGCTTCAGCCACTGAGTTATAATGAGCGCGAAAGCCTGGAAAACCCCAACTTTATTGTTGTTGGCTCACCTCACCTTGCGTGGGATAGAATTTTATTAAATGAGTAA
- a CDS encoding GNAT family N-acetyltransferase: MSNAIQIRLADKSDLQGVNVLEQACFPGHSYPDFFFRQALDCWPEGFLLACDDGTPLGYLLASAGAEPHLRWILSVAVSETQRGRGIGRKLLTKYLNRLPSSVTHVHLTVAPENSAKELYLKQGFVQTGYESDYFGDDAPRLLLTYVK, translated from the coding sequence ATGAGTAACGCGATACAGATACGCCTTGCCGATAAGAGTGACCTTCAAGGTGTGAATGTGCTCGAACAGGCTTGTTTCCCCGGCCACAGTTACCCGGACTTTTTCTTTCGTCAGGCATTGGATTGTTGGCCCGAGGGCTTCCTGTTGGCCTGCGATGATGGGACTCCACTGGGGTATCTACTCGCCTCTGCGGGAGCAGAGCCGCATCTTCGTTGGATCTTATCTGTCGCTGTCAGTGAAACGCAGCGGGGGCGTGGGATTGGACGCAAGCTTTTGACTAAATATCTGAACAGGCTCCCCTCATCGGTCACTCATGTACACTTGACTGTAGCACCTGAAAATAGTGCTAAGGAGTTGTACCTGAAACAGGGCTTCGTTCAGACGGGTTATGAATCGGACTATTTTGGCGATGATGCCCCCAGGTTGTTGCTGACTTATGTTAAGTAG
- a CDS encoding MFS transporter, whose amino-acid sequence MVLSRRFFPYFVTQCLGALNDNVYKNVLLLFVTYSQVDSLPIGVNLFVNLAAGLFILPFFLFSAHAGLIADNIDKALLIRRLKLLEVIIMLCAAVAILTQSYLSMLLLLFLTGVQSAYFGPVKYSLLPQVLKDKELVTGNAWVEMGTFISILTGTITAGFIVASDNPKFFAALSVCFLALSGYLSSRLIPAIPLKREPKKLRFAPFSGAINSIRKVQRTPSIWMAVLAISWFWFLGATYLTQFPNFAKTHLHSGATVVSLLLALFSIGIAVGSFMCERLSFRQVEMGLLPFGLLGLALFGVDLYWAIPGGSWEQDQIYTALSFLYESKHYRLMFDLFMVGVSGGVFIVPLYAFIQARTKEGECAQAIAANNILNALFMVVSAASSMIILGVLNWSIAELFLLLAITNLAVGLYLYAKQPELGARFIAYLHSRIFHSVTVIDRDLIPKTEAALLIGSPCTAKELFLLQHLSIRTVRIMVKGTLRQDLWSGLLRWSGMAVEFTLPKNKGADETCKHHFKDREEMLNQIEFALSDNELVYLSKEDYLLLADEFCARLAAFPKRYISINSSEASKSGDRGRSGDTSLIVTLDR is encoded by the coding sequence ATGGTACTGAGCAGGCGCTTTTTTCCCTACTTTGTTACTCAGTGCCTTGGCGCGCTGAACGACAATGTCTATAAAAATGTTTTACTCCTGTTCGTCACTTATTCTCAAGTCGATAGCCTGCCTATAGGGGTCAATCTTTTTGTCAATTTAGCCGCAGGTTTGTTTATATTGCCGTTTTTTCTGTTCTCAGCCCATGCGGGATTGATTGCGGATAATATCGATAAGGCTCTGCTGATCAGGCGCCTTAAACTGTTAGAAGTTATCATCATGCTTTGCGCCGCCGTGGCAATACTCACCCAAAGCTACCTGTCGATGTTGTTACTGCTCTTTTTGACCGGTGTTCAATCCGCCTATTTTGGACCGGTCAAATACTCCCTTCTGCCTCAGGTGCTTAAAGATAAAGAGTTGGTCACGGGCAACGCTTGGGTTGAAATGGGGACCTTTATCTCCATTCTCACGGGAACGATCACCGCAGGTTTCATTGTGGCAAGCGACAACCCTAAGTTTTTCGCGGCCTTGTCGGTTTGTTTTCTGGCCCTGTCAGGCTATCTTTCTAGCCGACTCATTCCGGCGATACCGTTAAAGCGGGAACCTAAGAAGCTGCGTTTTGCTCCTTTCTCTGGCGCTATCAATAGCATCAGAAAAGTGCAACGCACTCCCTCTATATGGATGGCTGTTCTGGCTATCAGTTGGTTCTGGTTTCTTGGGGCGACCTATCTGACACAGTTTCCCAACTTTGCCAAAACACACCTGCACTCCGGCGCTACTGTCGTATCTCTGTTGTTAGCCCTCTTCTCTATCGGAATTGCGGTTGGATCTTTTATGTGTGAGCGGCTCTCATTCAGACAGGTTGAAATGGGACTCTTGCCCTTTGGCTTACTGGGGTTAGCCCTTTTCGGTGTCGACCTTTATTGGGCCATTCCAGGTGGTTCATGGGAGCAAGACCAGATTTATACCGCTCTCTCCTTCCTCTATGAGTCGAAGCATTATCGATTGATGTTTGATCTCTTTATGGTGGGAGTCAGCGGAGGGGTCTTCATTGTCCCCCTATACGCATTCATTCAAGCCAGAACAAAAGAGGGGGAGTGTGCTCAGGCCATAGCGGCGAATAATATTTTAAATGCGCTGTTTATGGTGGTTTCGGCTGCTAGTTCAATGATTATTCTTGGGGTATTGAACTGGAGCATTGCTGAGTTGTTTCTGTTACTCGCTATCACGAATTTAGCCGTCGGGCTCTATCTTTATGCAAAGCAGCCCGAGCTTGGAGCAAGATTTATCGCTTACCTGCACTCTCGGATTTTTCATTCGGTAACTGTGATAGATAGAGACTTGATTCCTAAAACAGAAGCGGCCTTGCTCATAGGTTCTCCCTGTACGGCTAAGGAGTTGTTCTTGCTGCAACACCTGTCTATAAGAACGGTTCGTATTATGGTGAAAGGTACTTTGAGGCAAGACTTATGGTCCGGACTGCTGAGATGGAGTGGGATGGCTGTAGAATTTACCTTACCCAAAAACAAGGGGGCAGATGAAACTTGTAAACATCATTTCAAAGACCGGGAGGAGATGCTAAATCAAATTGAATTTGCACTGTCTGACAACGAGTTAGTGTATCTTTCAAAGGAAGACTATTTACTCTTAGCCGATGAGTTTTGTGCGAGATTGGCCGCCTTCCCTAAGCGCTATATCAGTATTAACAGTTCAGAAGCATCGAAGTCAGGGGACAGAGGGCGAAGTGGGGATACAAGCCTTATCGTTACTTTGGACCGTTAA